In Bacteroidetes bacterium SB0662_bin_6, the following proteins share a genomic window:
- a CDS encoding sodium/proline symporter → MIASFVGFLLFFTLIGVSSAWLSRGTRHDYYLAGSSVKPWLVGLSAVATNNSGFMFIGVIGYTYATGFPAFWLMFGWIAGDFLSSLFVHSRLRAATSRTGEVSYAGVLANWYGAPHDWLQRVIGAVSLLFMLAYASAQLVAGSKALHVFFGWPQSTGAILGAVLITVYCFAGGIRASIWTDAAQSTVMIVAMGVLFFVATESLGGFNAALSAMGGIPGYTDWFPGNLLLPGAAGTVLFILGWMFAGLSVIGQPHVMIRFMTLDSSEHMHRARTWYYLWFTVFHFLATSVGLLSRIYLSDVPAFDAELALPTMAVDMLNPALVGLILAGIFAAAMSTADSLILSCSAAITHDLLPRRIERTLLIKGTTIAITAAALGLAMINSQSVFSLVIMAWSALASAFAPLLIALCLDWKPSLRLSLSAIVIGLSVALLWRWLGWEQHIYEGLSGVISGLVVLRLGTYRHSGNSGTAIARKGE, encoded by the coding sequence ATGATCGCTTCTTTTGTCGGCTTCCTGCTTTTTTTCACCCTCATCGGGGTGTCTTCCGCGTGGCTCAGCCGCGGCACCCGGCATGACTACTACCTGGCTGGCAGCAGCGTAAAGCCATGGCTGGTGGGGCTCTCCGCCGTGGCGACCAACAACAGTGGCTTCATGTTCATCGGTGTCATCGGCTACACCTATGCCACTGGCTTCCCCGCATTCTGGTTGATGTTCGGTTGGATCGCGGGAGACTTCCTGAGCTCTCTCTTTGTCCACAGCAGGCTGCGGGCGGCCACGTCACGCACCGGCGAGGTAAGTTATGCCGGTGTATTGGCCAACTGGTATGGGGCGCCGCACGACTGGCTGCAACGTGTCATCGGCGCGGTATCGCTGCTGTTCATGCTGGCTTACGCCAGCGCACAACTGGTCGCAGGCTCCAAGGCGCTGCATGTGTTCTTTGGTTGGCCACAGTCCACCGGCGCCATATTGGGGGCCGTGCTGATCACCGTTTACTGCTTTGCCGGTGGTATTCGCGCATCCATCTGGACAGACGCGGCTCAATCCACCGTCATGATCGTCGCCATGGGCGTACTGTTTTTCGTGGCGACCGAATCTTTAGGAGGTTTCAATGCAGCGCTCTCCGCCATGGGCGGTATTCCGGGTTACACCGACTGGTTTCCCGGCAACCTGCTGTTACCCGGGGCGGCGGGTACGGTGCTATTCATCCTGGGTTGGATGTTCGCCGGTCTGTCGGTGATCGGCCAGCCTCATGTGATGATCCGTTTTATGACCCTGGACAGTTCCGAACACATGCACCGAGCGAGAACCTGGTACTACCTGTGGTTCACCGTCTTCCACTTTCTGGCCACCTCCGTGGGGCTCCTCTCACGTATTTACCTGAGTGACGTCCCTGCTTTCGATGCTGAATTGGCGCTGCCGACCATGGCCGTGGATATGCTAAACCCGGCTCTGGTGGGACTGATTCTGGCCGGTATCTTTGCCGCCGCCATGTCCACGGCGGATTCACTGATACTGAGTTGTTCGGCCGCGATAACGCACGACCTGCTGCCCCGTCGGATAGAGCGTACGCTGCTCATCAAGGGAACGACTATCGCCATCACGGCGGCGGCGCTGGGCCTCGCAATGATCAACAGCCAGAGTGTGTTCAGTTTGGTCATCATGGCCTGGTCGGCCCTGGCAAGCGCGTTTGCTCCGCTGCTGATCGCTCTCTGCCTGGACTGGAAGCCTTCATTGCGCTTGAGTCTGTCAGCTATTGTGATTGGGCTTTCCGTAGCACTGTTGTGGCGATGGCTGGGTTGGGAGCAACACATTTATGAAGGCCTGTCCGGCGTTATCTCAGGCCTGGTGGTACTTCGCCTTGGGACCTATAGACATTCAGGCAATTCCGGAACGGCGATAGCTCGCAAGGGAGAATGA